A section of the Spirosoma pollinicola genome encodes:
- a CDS encoding OstA-like protein, whose translation MIRLLAAFLLCSFLVSTISLAQVGSPLSGRPSAPGSAATDKVDLLHADSLVGVNTPGQVVRKIYNNVRFRQKGVLLFCDLAVQNATTNIIEAYGHVKIIQGDTITVQGDTMFYYGNVRQANLRGHVVMRDRKMTLTTAQLDYDMLSGIAHYPTPGRIVDKENVLTSREGYYDTRSKLFTFRQNVRLVNPKGTLTADSLLYNSLTRLAIFQGPTRITNKDGILTAIEGQYNTTTGISNFQRRATVETPKYRLTGDSLYYDNVTELGIAKGNVIMVAKDRQAVITGDHVRYNGKAGISRVTGHPVAKSLANETTKDTLYLRADTLFSFDNKLTNTRKLLGQKNVFLYKSDLQSKCDSLIYDTADSTIYFFKKPIVWSQNKYQMEADSMRAVMKNNRINTMFLKSKSFVISLDTLKNYNQIKGRTITAFFVTKVVSTTVAELNSPDSQAPKMASASRSVSAVATNLPVKRVLSQKIGSPVSTTVQTQEQTVIDRVLVEGNGQSIYYAVDEKNKLIGLNHVESSRMNIEFTDNKVGRIRFYGHPDSQLIPPKELTPDAQQLDGFRWREVEKPTKRQVLWLETPPTEQPIIRKPLKKKGIIKPLPRKTVLKGNN comes from the coding sequence ATGATTCGTTTGCTTGCCGCTTTTCTTCTTTGTTCTTTCCTTGTGTCCACCATATCGCTGGCCCAGGTTGGGTCTCCATTGTCTGGTCGCCCGAGTGCTCCCGGTAGTGCGGCAACGGACAAAGTTGATTTGTTGCACGCCGACAGTCTGGTTGGGGTAAACACGCCCGGTCAGGTTGTTCGAAAAATATACAATAATGTACGGTTTCGACAAAAGGGCGTGCTGCTGTTTTGCGACCTTGCCGTTCAGAATGCTACCACCAACATCATTGAAGCCTACGGTCATGTAAAGATCATTCAGGGCGATACAATTACCGTTCAGGGCGACACCATGTTTTATTACGGCAACGTTCGTCAGGCAAACTTACGCGGTCATGTTGTTATGCGCGACCGCAAGATGACCCTGACAACCGCCCAGCTCGACTACGACATGCTGTCGGGAATTGCTCACTACCCTACCCCTGGCCGCATTGTAGACAAAGAAAACGTGCTGACTAGCCGTGAAGGCTATTATGATACCCGGTCCAAACTGTTTACGTTCCGCCAAAACGTTCGGCTCGTAAATCCCAAAGGTACGCTCACAGCCGATTCGCTGCTGTATAATTCCTTAACCCGGCTTGCTATATTTCAGGGGCCAACCCGCATTACGAATAAGGATGGGATTCTGACAGCGATAGAAGGGCAGTATAATACAACGACAGGTATATCGAATTTCCAGCGCCGGGCAACCGTCGAAACCCCAAAATATCGGTTGACGGGCGATTCATTGTATTATGATAACGTCACGGAGTTGGGTATTGCCAAAGGTAACGTCATTATGGTTGCGAAAGATCGGCAGGCAGTGATCACCGGCGATCATGTCCGATATAATGGGAAAGCTGGCATTTCGCGGGTAACGGGCCACCCGGTGGCAAAGAGTCTGGCCAACGAAACCACAAAAGACACGCTTTATCTTCGAGCTGACACGCTCTTTTCTTTCGATAATAAGTTAACGAACACTCGTAAGTTACTTGGTCAAAAAAACGTATTTCTTTATAAATCTGACCTGCAAAGCAAATGTGATTCACTGATTTACGATACGGCAGATTCGACTATTTACTTTTTCAAAAAGCCTATCGTCTGGAGTCAGAATAAATACCAGATGGAAGCCGATTCAATGCGGGCTGTGATGAAAAATAACCGAATAAATACGATGTTTTTGAAATCAAAATCATTCGTTATTTCCCTGGATACACTCAAAAATTATAACCAGATAAAAGGCCGGACCATAACCGCTTTTTTCGTCACAAAAGTTGTATCGACAACTGTTGCCGAACTGAATTCTCCCGATTCGCAAGCGCCCAAAATGGCTAGCGCATCACGATCTGTCTCAGCAGTTGCAACGAATCTACCGGTCAAACGCGTACTGTCTCAAAAAATCGGATCACCAGTTTCAACCACCGTCCAGACGCAGGAACAAACAGTTATTGACCGGGTTTTGGTAGAAGGAAACGGGCAAAGTATTTATTATGCCGTTGACGAAAAAAATAAATTGATTGGATTGAATCACGTTGAATCCAGCCGGATGAATATTGAATTTACAGATAATAAAGTTGGTCGGATTCGATTTTATGGCCACCCCGATTCGCAGCTTATTCCGCCAAAAGAGTTGACACCTGACGCACAGCAGCTTGATGGTTTCCGTTGGCGCGAAGTAGAAAAACCAACGAAACGACAGGTTTTATGGCTCGAAACGCCACCAACGGAGCAACCGATAATTAGAAAACCATTAAAAAAGAAAGGAATAATTAAACCTTTGCCCCGAAAAACGGTTCTAAAGGGTAATAATTGA
- the tilS gene encoding tRNA lysidine(34) synthetase TilS — MVGNDFLGFINDNRLFETTDRVLLAVSGGLDSVAMAELFQQANQPFAIAHVNFSLRAEESDADAIFVENMAKGYGVPFHLIRFDTATVARERGVSIQMAARELRYTWFDQLLQDYSYACVATAHHQNDLLETLLLNLTRGTGLAGLHGISARQNQLVRPLLFATRDQLAAYIDEHNLQYREDSSNSNDKYARNRIRHHVVPVLNDLNPGLWQTLPRTVERLRAAETLMRTELDRSWHAVAEPMGDTVLLPTAKLVALPEVAFRLMEWLKPMGFSPEQARQLASLLSQPAGQIIQSTTHRVVHERAGLLLEPLPIQRDFNLRFIEWPSNPVDVKGYFELIIDFFDKPVDFRPANSLNSACLDADRLTLPLTIRPWRQGDKLHPLGLNGHKLVSDLLNDLKLSRTEREQTVVLLSGNEIAWVIGRRIDHRFRVTAQTKHIVRFECR, encoded by the coding sequence ATGGTTGGTAACGATTTTTTAGGATTTATTAACGATAATCGCCTTTTCGAAACAACAGACCGGGTGTTACTGGCCGTTAGTGGTGGACTGGATTCTGTAGCCATGGCGGAGCTTTTTCAGCAAGCCAACCAACCCTTTGCTATTGCTCACGTTAACTTTAGCTTGCGTGCCGAAGAGTCCGATGCCGATGCAATTTTTGTTGAAAACATGGCAAAAGGCTACGGGGTTCCGTTTCATCTAATCCGTTTCGATACCGCGACTGTTGCTCGCGAACGGGGTGTTTCCATTCAAATGGCCGCTCGTGAACTTCGGTATACCTGGTTCGATCAGCTACTTCAGGACTATTCCTACGCCTGTGTTGCTACGGCTCATCATCAAAACGACCTGCTCGAAACACTATTATTAAACCTTACTCGAGGCACTGGACTTGCTGGCTTACATGGAATTTCGGCTCGTCAAAACCAGCTTGTTCGTCCCTTGTTATTCGCCACTCGCGACCAACTGGCGGCTTATATAGATGAACACAACTTACAGTATCGGGAGGACAGTTCGAATAGTAACGATAAGTATGCCCGGAATCGAATTCGCCATCATGTGGTGCCCGTACTGAACGATCTGAATCCGGGCTTATGGCAAACGCTGCCTCGTACAGTCGAGCGTTTGCGAGCAGCTGAAACCCTGATGCGAACCGAACTTGACCGTTCCTGGCATGCCGTAGCCGAGCCAATGGGGGATACCGTGTTGCTCCCAACGGCAAAATTAGTAGCGCTGCCTGAGGTTGCCTTTCGACTGATGGAATGGCTCAAACCTATGGGCTTTTCGCCCGAACAGGCCCGGCAGTTAGCAAGTCTCCTTTCGCAACCTGCCGGGCAGATCATTCAGTCTACCACGCATAGGGTTGTGCATGAGCGAGCCGGTCTGTTGCTCGAACCTTTACCCATACAACGCGATTTTAACTTAAGGTTTATTGAGTGGCCCTCTAATCCAGTCGATGTGAAGGGTTATTTTGAGTTGATTATAGATTTTTTTGACAAACCTGTTGACTTTCGTCCAGCCAACAGTCTAAACAGTGCCTGTTTGGATGCCGACCGACTTACCCTTCCACTCACCATTCGCCCTTGGAGACAGGGCGACAAACTGCATCCACTCGGATTAAACGGGCACAAATTGGTTAGTGACTTACTGAATGACCTCAAACTAAGCCGAACTGAGCGTGAACAAACGGTTGTGCTACTCTCGGGTAATGAGATTGCCTGGGTTATTGGCCGCCGGATTGATCATCGCTTTCGGGTAACTGCACAAACCAAACACATTGTGAGGTTTGAGTGCAGGTAA
- a CDS encoding OmpA family protein: MNRIVRVLLLAGLAFWSLTAQAQSARLRAANKQFDNLSYVSAVRAYEEFLRTDKKKDPAETRDAMIKLGYSYRKLEDTRNAERVYGELVKSNTDLDSEVYLYYAQSLAQNGKYRESQKMYSQYGEKQKEDLRGRRFTVSYMDMSRFYQDSSSYRLSSLPINSRQADFSPMYYKGGLVFVSARDESGAVKRVFNWNQTPFLDLYFHPDTNQLRVPGTDLARGVNSAVLGGGSETKPDGSEAQSETTPLTKAEIFSRTLNTKYHEGPMTFTKDQNFIVFTRNNSSKGKSGKSSDGIRKLKLYSSVNKNGKWVEIQEVPFNSNEYSVGHPAFSADNTRMYFASDMPGGYGGTDLYVVEFTNGQWGTPVNMGKEINTEGNEMFPFAAEGDNLYFSSDGHEGLGGLDVFVAELKDGIAYKGVQNAGAPINSEKDDFGFITDKNRTSGYFSSNRKKGVSDDDIYSFRHTCKQLNILVYDAKTGTPLENADVRILRNGTNQDLRVTNEKGRTDLCVDSNTEYEFRAIKEGYALNSVRFSTLTQSPKPVLNVSIYLERSENTVVKGVIKTEVNQQPATGVKVTLRNDKDKSEQTVTTGPDGGYEFDVKPGAPYTITAQKDRYATKKAQYSKTKKKAQVVTDSLGLYGVGDVFQLKNIYYDLNKFFIRADAAQELEHVKAILKEYPQMQIELRSHTDSRATDTYNIRLSENRARAAMDYLVSRGIPANRLVARGYGESEIVNGCVDGVNCSEGEHQQNRRTEFKIVAVQ, from the coding sequence ATGAACCGAATTGTACGTGTCTTGCTACTTGCAGGACTAGCCTTCTGGAGCCTGACTGCTCAGGCACAAAGTGCGCGGCTACGAGCGGCTAACAAACAATTTGATAACCTTAGCTACGTAAGTGCAGTACGCGCTTATGAGGAGTTTTTACGAACCGACAAGAAGAAGGATCCCGCCGAAACTCGTGACGCGATGATTAAACTCGGGTATAGCTATCGCAAGTTGGAAGATACCCGAAATGCCGAGCGTGTTTATGGCGAACTGGTAAAAAGTAATACTGACCTGGATAGCGAGGTATATCTGTACTATGCGCAGTCGCTGGCCCAGAATGGCAAATACCGTGAGTCGCAGAAAATGTATAGTCAGTATGGCGAAAAACAGAAAGAAGACTTACGTGGACGCCGTTTTACGGTTTCATACATGGATATGAGTCGTTTCTATCAGGATTCGTCGTCATACCGCTTGTCTAGTTTGCCAATCAACTCGCGTCAGGCCGATTTCAGTCCTATGTATTACAAAGGCGGGTTGGTATTTGTATCAGCACGCGACGAATCGGGAGCAGTGAAGCGGGTCTTTAACTGGAACCAAACGCCCTTTTTAGACCTGTATTTTCATCCCGATACCAACCAATTACGGGTTCCTGGAACAGACCTGGCTCGTGGGGTTAATTCGGCGGTGTTAGGGGGGGGCAGCGAGACCAAACCAGACGGCTCTGAGGCTCAATCAGAAACAACACCGTTGACGAAAGCTGAAATTTTCAGCCGAACGCTCAATACAAAATACCATGAAGGGCCAATGACGTTCACCAAAGATCAGAACTTTATTGTCTTCACCCGCAACAACTCCAGCAAGGGTAAATCGGGCAAGAGTTCGGATGGTATACGAAAATTGAAATTGTACTCTTCCGTGAACAAAAACGGGAAATGGGTGGAAATTCAGGAAGTACCCTTTAACAGTAATGAATACTCAGTAGGACACCCTGCCTTCTCGGCTGACAATACAAGAATGTATTTCGCATCGGATATGCCGGGTGGATATGGGGGAACGGACCTGTATGTTGTCGAGTTTACCAACGGCCAGTGGGGAACACCCGTTAATATGGGAAAAGAGATCAATACCGAAGGCAATGAGATGTTTCCGTTTGCTGCTGAAGGCGATAATCTGTATTTCTCTTCGGATGGACACGAAGGCTTAGGTGGCCTGGATGTTTTTGTTGCCGAACTTAAAGACGGTATCGCCTACAAAGGCGTGCAAAACGCAGGTGCCCCTATCAACTCTGAAAAAGATGATTTTGGGTTCATCACTGACAAAAACCGCACCAGTGGTTATTTCAGTAGCAACCGCAAAAAAGGGGTAAGTGATGATGATATTTATTCGTTCCGCCATACATGCAAGCAACTGAACATTCTGGTGTATGATGCTAAAACGGGTACACCGCTTGAGAATGCTGATGTGCGTATTCTGCGGAACGGAACGAATCAGGACTTACGTGTAACGAACGAGAAAGGTCGGACTGATTTGTGTGTGGACTCTAACACCGAGTATGAGTTTAGAGCCATTAAAGAAGGGTATGCTCTGAATAGCGTTCGGTTTTCAACCCTTACTCAATCGCCAAAGCCTGTGCTCAACGTCTCTATTTACCTGGAGCGGTCAGAAAACACGGTTGTGAAAGGTGTCATAAAGACAGAAGTAAATCAGCAACCGGCTACAGGGGTGAAGGTGACCTTACGGAATGATAAAGACAAATCGGAACAGACGGTCACGACGGGACCAGACGGAGGATATGAGTTTGATGTGAAACCAGGTGCCCCCTACACCATTACGGCTCAAAAGGATCGATACGCTACTAAAAAAGCGCAGTACAGTAAAACGAAGAAAAAAGCGCAGGTCGTTACAGATTCGCTCGGTTTGTATGGCGTTGGTGATGTGTTTCAGTTAAAGAACATTTACTATGATCTGAACAAGTTCTTTATTCGGGCTGATGCGGCTCAGGAACTCGAACATGTCAAGGCTATTTTAAAAGAATATCCACAAATGCAAATCGAACTGCGTTCGCATACCGATTCCCGCGCTACCGATACCTACAATATTCGCCTATCGGAAAACAGAGCCAGAGCAGCCATGGATTACTTAGTGTCGCGGGGCATTCCGGCAAATCGGTTGGTCGCGCGTGGCTATGGTGAATCGGAAATCGTTAATGGCTGCGTTGATGGTGTGAATTGTTCTGAAGGTGAACACCAGCAAAATCGCCGGACAGAGTTTAAAATAGTAGCTGTTCAATAA
- a CDS encoding DinB family protein: MATETFEVWLRGPLPGFHPLLQPIAHALMQAREEVDALMHDFPERLLWERPAGVASVGFHLQHLTGVLDRLFTYAQNKALSSDQLAALSLEGKAEQNPLTVQELVQLFAKQVDQALAQLRATDEKTLTEARGVGRAQLPSTMIGLLTHAAEHTMRHVGQLSVTVRVITV; the protein is encoded by the coding sequence ATGGCGACAGAAACATTTGAAGTCTGGTTAAGAGGTCCTTTACCTGGGTTTCATCCGCTTTTACAACCCATTGCGCACGCGCTTATGCAGGCCCGCGAAGAGGTCGATGCGCTTATGCACGACTTCCCGGAACGGCTACTTTGGGAACGTCCGGCGGGTGTCGCTTCGGTTGGTTTTCATTTGCAACACCTTACGGGTGTGCTTGATCGATTGTTCACTTATGCACAAAACAAAGCCCTTTCCTCCGACCAGTTGGCGGCTTTAAGCTTGGAGGGGAAAGCTGAACAGAACCCGTTAACTGTGCAGGAATTGGTACAGCTATTCGCAAAGCAGGTTGATCAAGCCCTTGCTCAGTTGAGAGCTACGGATGAAAAAACACTCACGGAAGCACGAGGTGTTGGGCGCGCGCAACTGCCCTCAACAATGATTGGTTTACTGACGCATGCCGCCGAGCATACCATGCGACACGTGGGCCAGCTATCAGTAACGGTACGGGTAATAACAGTTTAA
- a CDS encoding glucose 1-dehydrogenase produces the protein METHSIATAEKAMFDLTGKVAVITGASKGIGEDMARVFARFGAKVIISSRKQDACDALANDIKAQGGEATGIAAHVGDMDQLQQLVSKSIETYGGIDILVNNAASNPVFGPSLDCDGAAFDKIMQANVKAPFELSKLCYPSMKSRGGGSIIMISSIAGHTPDPGLGMYSVSKASLNMLTKVLAKEWGPDGIRVNAICPGLIKTKFSQALWQNEKILDHFTNRIPIARMGTTDEISPLALFLASSASSYSTGGLFYADGGTVI, from the coding sequence ATGGAAACACATTCGATTGCAACTGCTGAAAAAGCAATGTTTGATCTAACCGGTAAAGTAGCGGTTATTACGGGAGCCAGTAAAGGCATTGGCGAAGATATGGCCCGCGTATTTGCCCGCTTCGGCGCGAAAGTCATTATCAGTAGCCGCAAACAGGACGCCTGCGACGCGCTGGCTAACGATATTAAAGCACAGGGTGGCGAGGCTACAGGTATAGCCGCTCATGTGGGCGATATGGATCAGCTTCAACAACTGGTGAGCAAGAGCATCGAAACCTACGGAGGCATCGATATTCTCGTCAACAACGCAGCATCAAATCCCGTTTTTGGCCCCTCGCTCGACTGCGATGGTGCGGCTTTCGACAAGATCATGCAGGCCAATGTGAAAGCCCCCTTTGAGTTGAGTAAACTATGCTATCCCAGCATGAAATCACGCGGGGGCGGCAGCATCATTATGATCAGCAGCATTGCCGGACACACCCCCGACCCAGGGCTGGGTATGTACAGCGTCAGTAAAGCCTCGCTCAATATGCTCACCAAAGTACTGGCAAAAGAGTGGGGACCCGATGGGATTCGTGTCAACGCCATCTGTCCCGGTCTGATAAAAACCAAGTTCAGCCAGGCTCTTTGGCAGAACGAAAAAATCCTGGATCACTTCACTAACCGCATTCCCATTGCCCGAATGGGTACGACTGACGAAATAAGTCCGCTGGCGTTGTTCCTTGCTTCAAGCGCGTCGTCCTATAGCACGGGAGGACTGTTTTATGCCGATGGCGGCACGGTAATTTAA